The following proteins are co-located in the Streptomyces bottropensis ATCC 25435 genome:
- a CDS encoding molybdopterin oxidoreductase family protein gives MPNSATPTHCPYCALQCGMNLTPGADGTEGVVVVTERADFPVNRGALCGKGRTAPAVLSSRVRLTSPLVRRAGVLEPATWDEALDRIAEGLTRTRTEHGPDACGVFGGGGLTNEKAYALGKFARVVLGTSQIDYNGRFCMSSAAAAGMKAFGLDRGLPFPLEDIPRTGCVILVGSNLAETMPPALRYLTELRENGGTLIVIDPRRTRTAEQADLHLSPRPGTDLALALGLLHLIVAEGRTDEEYIRERTSGWEEARAAAMAHWPEYVERITGVSVPELREAARMFCEPEHAMVLTARGPEQQSKGTDTVGAWINLTLATGRAGRPLSGYGCLTGQGNGQGGREHGQKADQLPGYRKLVDPEARRHVAEVWGVDPDSLPGPGRSAYELLDALGGDIKSLLLMGSNPVVSAPRAAHIEERIKSLDFLAVCDVVMSETAQLADVVLPVTQWAEETGTTTNLEGRVLLRRRAISPPDGVRSDLEVMHGLADRLGVEKGFATDPEEVFEELRRASAGGPADYSGITYRRLAEENGVFWPCPAPAGDLPVADLPAGDLPAVPGPEAHPGTPRLFLDRFATDDGRARFVPVSHRAAAEEPDAEYPVLLTTGRVVAQYQSGAQTRRVDELNAAAPGPFVELHPRLAERLGAVEGAPLAVVSRRGRAVAPARITTAIRPDTVFMPFHWPGEGRANTLTNPALDPTSRMPEFKTCAVRVETVGE, from the coding sequence ATGCCGAACTCCGCGACGCCCACCCACTGCCCGTACTGCGCCCTGCAGTGCGGAATGAACCTGACGCCCGGTGCGGACGGGACCGAAGGGGTCGTAGTGGTCACAGAGCGCGCGGACTTCCCGGTGAACCGGGGAGCGCTGTGCGGCAAGGGCCGTACGGCGCCGGCGGTGCTCTCGTCCCGGGTCAGGCTGACCAGTCCCTTGGTCAGAAGGGCGGGCGTCCTGGAGCCCGCCACCTGGGACGAGGCACTCGACCGGATCGCCGAGGGGCTCACCCGCACGCGGACGGAACATGGCCCGGACGCGTGCGGAGTGTTCGGCGGCGGCGGGCTGACGAACGAGAAGGCCTACGCGCTCGGCAAGTTCGCGCGGGTGGTGCTCGGCACCTCGCAGATCGACTACAACGGCCGGTTCTGCATGTCCTCGGCGGCGGCCGCCGGGATGAAGGCGTTCGGGCTCGACCGGGGGCTGCCGTTCCCGCTGGAGGACATCCCGAGGACGGGGTGCGTGATCCTCGTCGGCTCCAATCTCGCGGAGACCATGCCGCCGGCGCTGCGGTATCTGACGGAACTGCGCGAGAACGGCGGCACGTTGATCGTCATCGATCCGCGCCGCACCCGTACGGCCGAACAGGCCGACCTGCATCTGTCCCCGCGTCCCGGCACCGATCTGGCCCTGGCCCTCGGCCTGTTGCACCTGATCGTGGCGGAGGGGCGCACGGACGAGGAGTACATCCGCGAGCGGACGAGCGGGTGGGAGGAGGCCCGTGCGGCGGCCATGGCGCACTGGCCGGAGTACGTGGAACGGATCACGGGGGTGTCCGTTCCCGAACTCCGCGAGGCGGCACGGATGTTCTGCGAGCCGGAGCACGCGATGGTGCTCACCGCGCGCGGCCCCGAGCAGCAGTCCAAGGGCACGGACACCGTCGGCGCGTGGATCAACCTCACGCTGGCGACGGGCCGGGCGGGCCGGCCGCTGTCCGGGTACGGCTGCCTCACCGGGCAGGGCAACGGGCAGGGCGGGCGCGAACACGGCCAGAAGGCGGACCAGTTGCCCGGCTACCGCAAGCTCGTCGACCCCGAGGCACGGCGGCACGTCGCCGAGGTGTGGGGCGTGGACCCCGACAGCCTGCCCGGACCGGGCCGCAGCGCGTACGAGCTGCTGGACGCGCTCGGCGGCGACATCAAGTCGCTGCTGCTGATGGGCTCCAACCCGGTGGTGTCGGCGCCGCGTGCCGCACACATCGAGGAGCGGATCAAGTCCCTGGACTTCCTGGCCGTGTGCGATGTCGTGATGTCGGAGACGGCACAGCTCGCGGACGTCGTGCTGCCGGTGACGCAGTGGGCGGAGGAGACCGGCACGACGACCAATCTGGAGGGCCGGGTGTTGCTGCGGCGGCGCGCGATCAGCCCGCCCGACGGGGTCCGCAGCGATCTGGAGGTCATGCACGGGCTGGCCGACCGCCTGGGCGTGGAGAAGGGCTTCGCGACCGATCCCGAGGAGGTCTTCGAGGAGTTGCGGCGGGCCAGCGCCGGTGGCCCCGCCGACTACTCCGGGATCACCTACCGCCGGCTCGCGGAGGAGAACGGGGTGTTCTGGCCCTGCCCCGCGCCCGCCGGCGACCTGCCCGTCGCCGACCTGCCCGCGGGCGACCTGCCCGCCGTTCCGGGACCCGAGGCGCACCCCGGCACCCCGCGGCTGTTCCTCGACCGGTTCGCCACGGATGACGGCCGGGCCCGGTTCGTGCCCGTCTCGCACCGGGCGGCGGCCGAGGAGCCGGACGCCGAGTACCCGGTGCTGCTCACCACCGGGCGCGTGGTCGCCCAGTACCAGTCGGGCGCCCAGACCCGGCGGGTCGACGAGCTGAACGCCGCCGCGCCCGGCCCGTTCGTGGAGCTGCACCCCCGGCTGGCCGAGCGGCTCGGCGCGGTGGAGGGTGCCCCGCTGGCCGTGGTCTCCCGCCGGGGCCGGGCGGTGGCCCCGGCGCGCATCACCACCGCCATCCGCCCCGACACGGTCTTCATGCCGTTCCACTGGCCGGGCGA